The Gemmatimonadota bacterium genomic sequence TACCGGCTACCTCGAGACCCAGGCCGGAGCGAGTGCCGTCGCGAACTCGAAGGGGCTGTTCGCGTACACGCGGCAGACGGGCCTCGCCTTCACCACGACGGTGCGAACCGAGGATGGGACGGGGTCTGGATGGGCGGGAACGGCATCCCATGACTGGACCCGCGTGAACCCTGGCGCGCTTGCTGCCCGTGCGATCGACAAGGCGAAGCGTTCCCAGAACCCTGTGGCCATCGAACCCGGACGATATACGGTCATCCTGGAACCCACCGCGGTGGGGAACCTCGTCCAGTTGATCAGCGGCGCGGTCAGCGCACGGAGCGCGGAAGAGGGCCGTTCGTTCTTCTCCAAGCAGGGCGGTGGGACAAAGGTCGGGCTCAAGGTGATCGACGAACGGGTGACGCTGACGAGTGATCCTGCCGATCCTGAAGCGTATGCGTCACCATTCTCTGGCGATGGACTCCCCAACCGGAAGACGACCTGGATCGAGAACGGTGTGGTCCGGAACCTCGCGTACGATCGTTATTGGGCATCGCGCAAGGGCGTCGAGGCGGTGTCGGCAGGGGGGACGCTGCGCATGAGCGGTGGCACCGCGACCATCGAGGAGTTGATTGCCTCGACACAGCGCGGCCTGCTAGTCACGCGCTTCTGGTATATCCGCGGGGTCGATCCGCGGACGATCCTCTACACCGGGCTTACGCGGGACGGCACGTTCCTCATCGAGAACGGGCGGATCACGCGAGCAGTGAAGAACCTGCGCTTCAATGAGTCGCCGATCTTCATGCTCAACAACCTGGAAGCGATGGGGCGGCCGGAGCGGGTGAGTGCCAGCGAATCGGGTGGTCCGGGAAGCGCTATTGTGGTTCCGCCAATAAAATGTCGCGAATTCAACTTTACGAGCTTGAGTGACGCAATATAGATTGTGGTGGTCTTATTGATGATCCTTGGTTCGTCAGGCACTGCACGCTGGTGCTGGAGGTTCACGGGACGCAATGAGACAAGCGGTTGGTTCGGGTAGTTTCGCAGAACAGCGCCGCAGTCTGGCGCGATCGAACAACCGGGTGAGCGATCATCCGGTTGCTGCCGACCACTCCACCGGGGGAATGGAACGGCAAAAACCACAGACCAGGAGATTTTCTCATGGCTGCCAAGAAGAAGACTGCGAAGAAGGCCACCAAGAAGAAGGCCGCGAAGAAGAAGAAGTAAGCGGTCAGTGGTCCCAACCAACAAAAAGGCCGACGCGAAGTTGCGTCGGCTTTTTTGTTTCCCGTTCGCTCGGCCGGGGACGGCCCTCGTCAGGCCGGCTGGGCAACCCCGGACGCCAGTCCCGGCTCTTCCTCTTGCTGGCCCCAGACGTAGGCCCAGAACCGCGGCTCCGGCTCGGGGAGGCTGCCACCCGAGATCACGATGCCCACGGGCTCGTCATCGATGTCGAAGGTCGTATTGAAGTGTTCCATGTCCCCTCACCCTGTATGTGGTTCACTGAGTGTCGCTGGAAAGACACCTATACCTACGCTCGACCCCGTGTTCCGGATGCGGGTGAAGGTCAGGCGCCAGACGACAAAAAAAACCGCAGCCGACGAGAACGGTTCGCCGGCTGCGGCTGCGGTGTTGAACCGCCTCTCAAGCAGACTACATCCAAGGCACAACCCGTGCCGAGATCAGGGTCGGGCCGGACCGCCTGAGCGCGTAACTTCTACGGCTGAAGCCGTTGCGAAGTGACACGGCCTTGAGTGGACAGCCGTGTCGGCCCGACACGGCTGTCAGGCGACGGCCTTCCGCGCAATGAACGAGTCGTGCGTCAGCTGGGAGACCGCCCAGCCATCGTAGCGCTGGACCATGTCCTCGCAGCTCACGGCTGACTGCCCGGCAACGAGCGTTCGGACGAGGTGAACGCCGCCGTCCAAGGTGGCGCTCTTGAGAATCTCGATCACCCGGATCCTCTCTTCCATGGAGAGACGCTCGAAGGCCGCAGGGGTAGACACCACGCAATGCAGGGGCTCGCGGGGGTACCACCGCTCCAGAGGCCCGTCCATACCATGGACGCGTGAGGCGAGCCCGACCTGTCCGGCGGCGGCAAGCACGCGGTCGACGGCGTCCGGGTCGTGTTCGACGGTTGTGACCTGGCAGCCGTGGGCGGTCAGGTACAGCGTGGTCGCCTCGTCCGGTGTCCCGACCACGAGCACGTTGGCGTTGGGGGTGGCGGGGGTCGCCTGGACCAGGGGGGCGTCGGCGGCCATGCCCCAGTGTTCGGGACGCCGGTACAGCTCCAGGAGCTTGAGCCGGCGTCGACGCCAGGTGGTAAACGAGGGCAGCCGAAGGCGGGCCCGGATGATGCGATCCACTTCGGCACAGAGGACGACCTCGCCGAGGAGGAGCTGCTCGCTGTCGCGCATAACCGCGACGGCTTCATCCCCGATGCGGAGGATCGCCGAACGCGGGATCGAGTCCTTATAGTTCTCGATCTCCTGCTCCACGTAGCATTCGTACTCGTGCTTGAGCGAACGCGTAAATCCGGTCATGCCCCTGCGCGATAGGCGTAGTCCCTAAATAAGGCCGTCTCGTCAGGCGCGCAAGTGTTAGGCACACCCTCGTCAGGCACTCGTCAGGCACCCATGGGGAAATCCTCGCTGGTTCGGATTCGCGAAGGCGTCGCCCTCGGCGACCTTCACTTCGAGGGACAGGTGGAGTCCGTCGCCACCTACCTCGTCGAGACCCGCGACGGCCTTGCCGTCGTCGACCCGGGACCTACCTCGTGTGCGGACGGCTTTCACGAAGCGCTCCGACGCTTTGGGGCTGAGCTCGGCGACGTCCGGCACGTCCTGTTGACGCACATTCACCTGGACCATGCCGGCTACACGGGGGCGCTGGCGAGGGCCGTGCCGCGCGCGACCGTGTACGTGCACGAGGTCGGTGCTCCGCACCTGGTGGACCCCACGCGCTTGCTCACGAGTGCGCGACGCATCTACGGCACGTATATGGACAGGCTCTGGGGAGAGTTCCTCCCGGTGCCGGCCGACCGCCTGCACGTCCTCGCCGGAGACGAGCGCCTCGCGCTGGGCGAAAGACGCTGGCGCGTGGCGGCGACGCCGGGGCATGCCATCCATCACCTCGCCTTCCTCGACGAACGGGAGGGGCTCGCCTGGACCGGGGACGTCGCCGGTGAAGCGACCCAGCATGGCACCCCGGCGCTGCCCGCGGCACCGCCGCCCGACATCGACCTCGAGGCCTGGCGTACCTCGCTCGACCTCCTGGAGGGGTGGCGCGCCGAGCAACTGCTGCTGACGCACTTTGGATCGGTGGCCGACCCGGCCGCTCACCTCAGTGAACTCTGGGGCCGGGTCGTCGATTGGGCCGAAAAGGTGCGGGTGTCACTCGATGAGCCTGGTACGGACGAGGAGCGCGCCGCACAGTTTGCGAATGCGGAGTGGGCGTTCCTGACGCGCGACCTCCCATCGGCGCAGGCTGCCTGGGTCCATCGCGCCACCATCGAGAGTTCGTGGCCTGGTCTCGCGCGGTACTGGCGCAAGCGGACGGCGGCGAGTGCCTGAGCTGCCGGAAGTCGAGGCGGCCTCGCGGGTCGCACGCCGCGCGGTCCGCGGACAAACGATCGCGAAGGTGGAGGTGCTGCACCCTGCGCAGCGACGGTCGTTGCCGAGGCGTGCGGCGCTCGCGCTCACGGGTGATCGCGTGACCAGCGTCGCCCGGCGGGCGAAGTACCAGGTGCTGCAACTGGCGAGTGGGCGGAGCCTCGTGGTGCACTTCCGTATGGCCGGGGACTGGGCCGTGCTGACGTGTGGGGACGCCGTGCCTCGATATAGTCGGGTGGTCCTGCGCTTCGCCTCTGGCGGTGCACTGGTCCTGGTTGATCCGCGCGCCCTGTGCACGGTCCAGCTCATTGAGGCCGGCGACCCTCAACTCCCTGACCTGGGTCCGGACGCGGATCGAGCAACCTTCACGGCGGCCTACCTCGCGGCGGCCCTTCGCGACCGGTCGACCGCCATCAAGCCGCTGCTGCTGCAGCAGTCGCTTGTGGCGGGCGTGGGGAACATCTACGCCAGCGAGGCGCTCTGGCACGCCCGCATCGATCCGAGGCGACCGGCGCGCGAGCTATCATCGGAGGAAATGAAGCGAGTGGTCGCGGGGGTCAAGCATGTCTTGCGGAGGGCCCTGTCAGATCCTGAGCGCTACTATCAGGACGGCGATGACTCGCAGCGCTTCTCCACCTACGATCGGGCGGGGCAGCCGTGTCGACGCTGCCGGGGGGCGATCCAGCGGGTCGTCCAGGCGGGGCGCAGCACCTACTGGTGCCCGAGCTGTCAGCGTTAGGCGCCGGCCCCGGTCGGGTCAATCCATGGCCTCGACCAACGCCCCCTTGAGGTAGCCGGTTTCCGGGATCGAGAGGATCTCCGGGTGGTCGAGCGGTTGGCCGGAGAGCTCTCGGAGGGCAATACGTCGTCCACTGTCCGCGGCAGCGCCCTCCAGCATCTCGAGGAAGCGCGGTTTGGTGAGGTGATAGCTGCAGCTGGCCGTGAACAGGAGCCCGCCCGGGGCCAGGAGTCGCATGGCGCGCAGGTTCACCTCGTGGTATCCACGCAAGGCGTTCCCGATGGCGCTGCGGTTCTTGGCGAAGGCTGGGGGGTCCACGACAATGGTGTCGAACCGCGTCCCGCCGCGCTCGGCCGTCCTGAGGTACTCGAAGGCATCGGCCTCGACAAACTCTATGGGGCTTCCCCTGTTGAGCGCGGCATTGGCGCGCGCACGCTCCAGGGCCTCCCGGGAGGTGTCCACGGCCGTTACGTGGTCGGCCCGCCGGGCGAGGTGCAACGCGAAGGAGCCGTGGTAGCTGAAGCAATCGAGGGCACGACCGCGGGACACCCGGGCGACACGCAATCGGTTGTCTCGCTGGTCCAGGAACGCCCCGGTCTTTTGTCCCGTCCATGGGGCGGCCAGGTACCGGACGTCTTCTTCGTGCACCTCGATTTCCTTGGGTACGTCGCCTCGCAGGAGCTCGGTGTTTCGCTGCAGGCCTTCACGCTCACGCACGGCCGCGTCATTGCGGGCCAGAATGCCCTGCGGGGCTGCCAGGGACTGCAAGCCCTCGATGATGGTGTCGCGCCACTGCTCAAGACCGGCCGACAAGAGCTGCACGACGAGCCAGCGGTCGTACCGGTCGCAGACCAACGACGGGAGGCCATCCCCCTCGCCATGAATCAACCGATATGCGTTCGCCACGGCCTCAAGTGGCCGACGGCGCTCGAGGGCACGGTGAATCCGTTCGTGCCACCACGTGGCATCGATTTGGGCTGTCGGGTCGCGATCCAGCAACCGCAACGAAATTTCTGATGTCGGACTCCATAGCGCCCACCCCAATGCCTGGTTCCTGACATCATGAACGGCGACGACGCCGGCGGGCCCGTCCGGTCGGGCGACCAGGTCGGAACGAAAAATCCAGGGGTGTCCCCCGTGCCACCGCAGGGCCCCTCGTGCACTTACTCGCGCAGCATCCATAGGTGCACAAGTTACAGAGTGAGTCGACGACCCGGATGAGCGCGTTCAAACCTGGGCCATGCTTGCGGCCGTTGCCTGCAGGCCACACAATGGTCGGACATGTCCGCTGACGACGCCCAGCTATTGGCGACCATCGAGGTCGCGATGGTCTTTTGCCTGTCTGGCGTGCTGCTGCTGTTTTCTGGCGGCGAGGCACGGCGCGTCCTGCGCTACTGGGCGGCGGCGGGGCTCGGCTTTTGTGTGCGCGAGTGGTCTGCGTCGCGGTTGGCGATCGACCTTTCCGGGTTGTTGTGGGACCGGGCTGGGATGGCGCTGCTGTCGCAATTTGCCG encodes the following:
- the mutM gene encoding bifunctional DNA-formamidopyrimidine glycosylase/DNA-(apurinic or apyrimidinic site) lyase encodes the protein MPELPEVEAASRVARRAVRGQTIAKVEVLHPAQRRSLPRRAALALTGDRVTSVARRAKYQVLQLASGRSLVVHFRMAGDWAVLTCGDAVPRYSRVVLRFASGGALVLVDPRALCTVQLIEAGDPQLPDLGPDADRATFTAAYLAAALRDRSTAIKPLLLQQSLVAGVGNIYASEALWHARIDPRRPARELSSEEMKRVVAGVKHVLRRALSDPERYYQDGDDSQRFSTYDRAGQPCRRCRGAIQRVVQAGRSTYWCPSCQR
- a CDS encoding MBL fold metallo-hydrolase, with protein sequence MGKSSLVRIREGVALGDLHFEGQVESVATYLVETRDGLAVVDPGPTSCADGFHEALRRFGAELGDVRHVLLTHIHLDHAGYTGALARAVPRATVYVHEVGAPHLVDPTRLLTSARRIYGTYMDRLWGEFLPVPADRLHVLAGDERLALGERRWRVAATPGHAIHHLAFLDEREGLAWTGDVAGEATQHGTPALPAAPPPDIDLEAWRTSLDLLEGWRAEQLLLTHFGSVADPAAHLSELWGRVVDWAEKVRVSLDEPGTDEERAAQFANAEWAFLTRDLPSAQAAWVHRATIESSWPGLARYWRKRTAASA
- a CDS encoding class I SAM-dependent rRNA methyltransferase, encoding MDAARVSARGALRWHGGHPWIFRSDLVARPDGPAGVVAVHDVRNQALGWALWSPTSEISLRLLDRDPTAQIDATWWHERIHRALERRRPLEAVANAYRLIHGEGDGLPSLVCDRYDRWLVVQLLSAGLEQWRDTIIEGLQSLAAPQGILARNDAAVREREGLQRNTELLRGDVPKEIEVHEEDVRYLAAPWTGQKTGAFLDQRDNRLRVARVSRGRALDCFSYHGSFALHLARRADHVTAVDTSREALERARANAALNRGSPIEFVEADAFEYLRTAERGGTRFDTIVVDPPAFAKNRSAIGNALRGYHEVNLRAMRLLAPGGLLFTASCSYHLTKPRFLEMLEGAAADSGRRIALRELSGQPLDHPEILSIPETGYLKGALVEAMD
- a CDS encoding TldD/PmbA family protein, which translates into the protein MSDLQTLQGARVLSRAEAESLAKRILGFSQAEAARVSINSGNRGNTRFAVNQVSTGGDNFNTSVTILSWVGRRSGSVTTNKLDDAALREAVQMSERIARLSPEDPEAMPELEPQQYAAYDGWSDATAGLDPSTRAAATREITEASRQAGLVSTGYLETQAGASAVANSKGLFAYTRQTGLAFTTTVRTEDGTGSGWAGTASHDWTRVNPGALAARAIDKAKRSQNPVAIEPGRYTVILEPTAVGNLVQLISGAVSARSAEEGRSFFSKQGGGTKVGLKVIDERVTLTSDPADPEAYASPFSGDGLPNRKTTWIENGVVRNLAYDRYWASRKGVEAVSAGGTLRMSGGTATIEELIASTQRGLLVTRFWYIRGVDPRTILYTGLTRDGTFLIENGRITRAVKNLRFNESPIFMLNNLEAMGRPERVSASESGGPGSAIVVPPIKCREFNFTSLSDAI